One stretch of SAR202 cluster bacterium DNA includes these proteins:
- a CDS encoding GNAT family N-acetyltransferase yields MKSMFGPLDRDLAFSPKVLAEVVALFARENRQVVGPCLVYACSEKDLRPAAPPAETSIEIVFEALIKDLFVYEGFRHALSYRHDSPRPEKLAAVARTNGEIVGIAAASVDCESMWQIGVDFLESARGRNIGRALVSRLADSILKAGKLPYYAAAPTNVNSNNVAVSAGFWLAWTEVFIKGGIA; encoded by the coding sequence ATGAAGTCGATGTTCGGCCCCCTTGACCGTGACCTGGCATTTTCGCCGAAAGTTCTAGCAGAGGTGGTTGCGCTATTCGCGCGCGAAAATCGGCAGGTCGTTGGGCCATGCCTGGTCTACGCCTGTTCCGAGAAAGACCTCCGGCCTGCTGCGCCGCCCGCTGAAACAAGCATTGAGATAGTTTTTGAGGCATTAATCAAAGACCTGTTTGTATATGAAGGGTTCAGGCACGCGCTATCCTATCGCCACGATTCTCCAAGACCGGAGAAATTGGCTGCAGTCGCAAGAACGAACGGCGAAATTGTTGGGATTGCGGCCGCGTCAGTTGATTGCGAGTCGATGTGGCAAATTGGCGTCGACTTTTTGGAAAGTGCACGAGGTAGGAACATAGGTCGTGCGCTGGTGAGCAGGTTAGCGGATAGCATCCTGAAGGCCGGGAAACTGCCATACTACGCGGCCGCGCCAACCAACGTGAACTCCAATAACGTCGCGGTTAGCGCGGGTTTTTGGCTGGCCTGGACTGAAGTATTTATTAAGGGCGGTATCGCCTAA